GGACACATCACGGACGATGACCAACAGCCATTTACATGCTCTGGACTGGACAAGAGACCTTAAGAGGCAACTGCAGCCACACCGTTGCTTTCCCTGTTCCACTCTCGCCATACAAAAGAGGAATGCTAAAAAAGGACGTATTTTTCAAAAGCGCTGCCCATTTTCCACCAGCTCTAACAGCGAGCCACATAACTGCGGAGCAGCCACCTCTCGCTGCGTGAGAATTCGCACAGCACAGACACAGCTCCCAGCACACACTGGCCTCCGCGTAACACCGGGGATGGCTTCTCTCAGCACTGGCTCTCTCCTTCAGGCGACCTGAACTGATGGTCAGGAATCTGGAGGGGAGGTCTTGAAGACATGAGGCTGACCACAGCAAGGAATAGTTGTAAGGGAGTCTCCCATGCCTGACTATTGCTGCAATGTCCTTTCCCATCAGCCCCAGAGAACGGGAAAAGACGCCTGCTGACCACCTCCCCATTCGGACTGCAGCAAAGGATTGCAGATGGAGGCCCCAAGTGACTTCTCCTTGATCACAGAGAGAAGAGTCCAGATGAGGAACGTAGGGGCAGGACAATTACTCCATACAATAAAGGCTACGCTCATTTTATTTGATTGCTTCTGCAGCTTGATTGCACCCAGTACGACCAAGAACCGTTTGTGTATGATGGCGAGTTACTATGCCCAGAAGTGTTAGCTTTGTCTGCGGCACAGATGGTGTCACCTACTGGCATGAATGCAAGATCTGTAGGCTAATCTCGTAAGTACCTACACCTCTCTCCTCACGGCTGAGCTGCGAATATCCTTTGCTGGAAGCATTTTCCTCAAAGAAGGAGAATAATGGGCTAGTTTTGCTTAGAATCCCAGCCTCTCACTGTCCTGTGCGCTCCTCCCACATCCCTCAACACCCTTCCAGGGCCCCTCACAACACTTCAATGCACAGGGGAGCACTCTCCAAAACGAGCCAGACTGCACACCCCAGCAGGTCCAGTTCAGACAGACGAGGCAGCTTTAATGTGGGGGAGTGACCACTACTTGCCCAATTCTAATAGCTCAGTGATGCTGGTGCCAGTGGGTAGCTGGCGGCAAATTTTCCCTACCAGATAAATACCTTCCCTATTAAATCTACAGGGATTTTTGATTAAATGTGTTGGTAGTTTCTGTACAATATATTGAAGTGAACTGATCTCCCATAGTAATCAGTGGTTTTcactaatttctctctctctctcgaaaAGGAGTTGATGTTAACAAAGAACATGAGGGAAAGTGTGGGGTAAACCCAGTTTTTATTAATTAGACTCATagatcttaaggccagaagggaccatcatgatcaactagtctgacctcctgcacatcgcaggccaccaAACCtggcccacccactcctgcagtagacccctaacctctgtctgagtgactgacgtcctcaaatcatgatttaaagacttcaagttactgaTAATCtgccatttacaccagtttaaacctgcaagtgacccgtgacccatgctgcagaggaaggtgaatccctaccctccccaccccgcgggtctctgccaatctgacctcagggaaaattccttcccgacccccaatatggcgatcagttagaccctaagcacgtgggcaagacccaccagccagacccctttatttatttccatttggCATAGAAAAGGCAGAAGGATGTTCCAATCCTAGGCTCCCTTCCCATAATAATTCATCATGCACAGTCCAACATGAACTCAAATACTAGCAGGAAATTGGCAACCATTCTCCCCGTAAAAGAAGCCAATCTTCAAACCAACAATATCCCCATTTCAGTCCCTACAAAATCCTACTCCcctaaataaaaatcaaaagtgTTCTGATGATGGCCATATCTTACACTCAGTGCTCAGGGGTGAGTACGGGTTATCTAACGGCTATCTAATGATTTTTTCTCTCAGATGTCCACGTTGGTGCCTTTCTCTCCTACCGAGGTTGTAGACCCAGAAACATAGACTGGAACGGTTCTTTCAGCTCTGTGTCCATGGAAACATTGATATCACTCATTCTGGAAGAGGAGACCAGGAAATCTGTACCTCAATTGCCTCAAGATGTGAGAGAGATGATACCTGACTGACCTGCTGACATACACAGCATATCCACCTCCCTGCACGTTTCTTCAGTTTTGGGATCTTTCCAGCTGGTTCTAAAACTAGAGAAAATCCTTCCCAAGAAATCCCAGGGTCATCTCCTCACCCTCATCCAAACTGCATCCCGAAGTGAACCTCTGTCACTGTAAAACTACTTACTCATGATCCCAAAGAGTGAGGGCTGGAGACCATTGGAACAATAGtcattgcaaatattttcatttttacctCCTCTAATTATCTGGGAACCATTTTTTCTCTGGTGTGTGATTGAAAGGTTTGGGAATCCGCTGATGAATAGCCCTATAGGAGAATTAGGTATTATGATCATTACACATTGACTTTAAGGCAGAAGGGGGCACTGTCCATGTCTGCTCTGACCTTctacatagcacaggccataagAAGTCACCCAGGAAATCCTGTAGTAGAGGGAATTTCTCCTGCCTGGATTTATTCCCCAAACAGGAGTTGGCTCACCCTGTTGGGATGTTGTAGCAGGACCCTTTGCTACCCAACACCCTGCAGGCTCCACCCACTGGCATGGGCTGCCTGGCTCTCTCATAGACTTGCACAATGCCCGTCCCTCAACTGCTGAGTGGTTTAGGCACTCAGACTAGCACGCTTGGCTTGACTGTCTGTGCAGATGCAATCGCAATACAATATACTTCCCACCCTGAAACACTGGGGTCTTATTGGGCCGGGGTCAGCCTCGCATGAAGTGTCTAAGCCTCAAAAATAAACATCATAAAACTTCCTTTATGATTATTTTTTGCCTTCTTGTTTCATGAATGTGCGTCCTTTCCAGCGAGCTCAGGGAGGGATTATGCCAGAGAGTGATATTTCCAACAAAACTACAGATAAAAGGACCAAACCCAGAAGAGGATCCTTGTTTctgactcaggcaaaactctcgtTGGAGCCAGGGAGTCAAAGCCTGCAGTCTTTAACCCGGTAGCTAAAATCATCCTGCCctttcagggtatgtctgcactgcagactGAGGTGTCGACATAACCCCGCTAGCACGGCTAAAAGTAGCAGGATAGAATGCGCCACTCAGGTTCCCTTTAATTCACTCCCTGCCCATATGCAGGTGGGATGTGGTCTCTAAAGACGAAACCCTTTGTCCCTCCTTTGCTTACATTACTTCCTTAGCACAAAGGATCTCTTTTATGCAGTGTCTATATTTGCTTTTCAGTCTTCATGGCAGTACATGTGGCGTTTAATTATGGCTCATTCTATTGCAAGGGCCCTACCCTCATCTATAATGCTTTAATGAAGCCTATACTTGtctcagagactttaaggccacacatcgcaggccacagaaccttacccacccaGTTCTGCAATGGGTCCACAACCTCTGGCTGACTTACTAACATCCTCAAATCATAATTTAAGGACCTGATGTTACAGAAAATCTAGCTCAGACCAGCAAGTGACTTGTGCCCCAcagtgcagaggaaggcaaaatctcccagggtctctgccagtctgacgtGGGGAAGAAtgccttcccaaccccaaatatggcgatcagttaaaccctgagcatgtgggggAGACCCATTAGCCAGacccctgggaaagaattctctgtagtagctcagagccctccccatctattgtcccatctccagctgttggagTACAGCAGAACCCCAATTATCCTATCTATTTGGACCGGGGCTAGATAGGATAATCAAAAATTCAAATAATCCAGAGAATGGGAAAGTGCAAGGCTGAAGCGCCATCTAGTGGCCACAGGAGAGATTGGCAGCTTCTGGACCCGGAGTCCTGGTTGTCTGGTTAATACAGAGAGATGGATAATGGAGGGTTGGATAAttggggttctactgtatttgctaatagcagttgtgGACGGgtcatatgccattgtaggcaacctcagtataccatcccctccataaacttctcaaattcagtcttgaaacaagtttgagagttttccccccactgctctccttgggaggctgttccagaacttcactcctctgatgattagaaacttGCATATTCTTTGGCACAGAATTCACCCCACCAAACATATGTTAACCTTTATCCATTGTTTCCAAACCCAGACTTTCAGCTGAAGTCCTAGCTGACCATCTGTCAGTGAGAAACCTAGCACAGCAAGAAAACCCTGGAGAGGATGGGGAAGGACAGTATGGCAAGTCCTCACACCTCCCTAAGTGTCTGTAGAATGCGTGGAATCTGTAGAGGCCCAGcttcaggcccctttaaagtctCATGTAAACCCTATATTCGTCACCCCAAATAACTGATTCAAAAGCTGTTGCACCCTAGAATATCTTACAACATATGTAATGCAGTACGCAATCTGAATAGCATTCAATGTAACAACTTAATGGCGTGGTCCATCCACATTACCAGATTCCTCCCTCCAATTTCATAGCTTCCACCGCATACACAATGTGCTCATTGTCCAGGAAAAACAAAGGACCCACTGTACAGCAAGCTTTGTTAACAAGCTGGGTGCAGCCTGTGTGTTTATTGCATTCTCCTGGGCATCTCGCTGATAAGAAAATGTTCTTTACAGCTCCGTACAAGCCTCAATAAAAACCAGCTAGCTTCCAGAGCCAACAGTGCTGTTAGGGTGGTGATTTCACAGTCAAGGTTGGGGAGATACACACATTATATCTCTGTGAGCTCGGGCAGTGGAATCTGAGAAACATCATCTACTCAGCAGAGCAGCTACAGACTTGACTCCCACTCACCCATCACCTCCACCATGAAGATAAGAGGTGTCTTTGGGCTGCTCGGTCTGGCGCTTTTCAGCTCTTTTTCCGGTGAGTTGATTTTGTTGTAGGCTGTGTAACGCCCCTTGGCAGATATCTCTAGCCCTCTTGAAGCCAAGAAGTCAGTGATGTATGCACATCCTTAAAGAGGTGACACTGAGCTAGGGTTTGTGCCAAGAACAGTTCCAAGCCAGCGGGTTGGTATGGGATTTCTCTTTGGATGAAATTCATTCCTATGCAGAGAGCTCCTGCAAGGCCTCTGTACCACTTAAGTCCTACTTGAACCTATAGGACGTTACCAGGACTTGTGGGTCGTAGAGGCAAAGTTCACATTGCATTTCATCATTAAGGAGCAACCAAAAACTCTGTTTTTATTAAACAATCAAAAAATTCCAGCTGTAGAACGTTATCTGATATTTACTCAGAGGAGATATAATATTAGTTGTGGCCATCAATACAAGAAGGAACAGTTGGTTTCCTGAGTTAAGAGTGTATATTTGGTTATTCTTTAGGATTAATGTTTCCTAATGGATGTTTATCAAAGATGCTGctttgtttttatcatttttgtctcTGTTTTTTGTTCCAAGGTGTCGCCAATGGGGCAGGTCAGGTGAGTTTCAGATCTTCTTTGTCATTTTCCCCTGATCCCTAGGTCCATCACAGATAGGCACATATGGAAAACCACTAAACACCAATGAAAGAATAGAGGTGCCTCAAAAAGTGAAATGACTGCCTTGCTGTAGAATTGAGACAATGGATCCCTGGGATTTGGATCCATTGTTTCCACACGGTGCAActgataaaaacaaacaataactaCTAATAATATAGGATGAAATTTACCCCAGCATAGAGGGCCAATGCAAGGCCAATGTACCGCTTAAAGCCCACTTAAACCTTAGTGCAGAGGGGTCAATTTAATCCATAATGCATTTGTCAAGGCCCCTTGTTAATTTAATATACTCCATGTGCTTTTTAGTTCAAACACAATTGCATCACATGTGATCAAGTATCCCTtgccttttgttttaaaagctacACAAAATTTCAGCCATCTGAATATAATTAAGGGACTTCAGTGAATAGTTCATAAAATTGACTGATTCCAAGAAAATCACCTCATTTTCTAGTCTCTCATTTTCCACCAGCAGACTCCATTTTACCTGAATGTTTTGGCTATGTGAGAATATTTGTTGCATGAGGATGGTGGGCACCATTATAAAAACCTACACAGATCTACgggtggtgtgacaaagttcctcctttaccttggtgggtcctgctcttattggcagatttgctcgcctcagagattcacggcagccctcagtttggccactttcgtggctcaaatctgctgttttactcagataacctcatcaccagccagcatggggaaaaggaaggaaaacaatACCCatagtctctgctgatccaccatgtgggtcggggaacagcccagaaaccttcccctctggtggaatgCACAGGGCCCTGTGgcctgcagctgtctagagtgcctcctggaacagctgggcgacagctacaactccctgggctacttccccatggcctcctcccaacaccttctttatcctcaccacaggaccttcctcctgatttctgataatgcttatactcctcagtcctccagcagtccgcgttctcactctcagctcccagtgcctctggctctcagctccttacacacacaccacaaactgaagtgagttcctttttaaattcaggtgccctgattagccagcctgtccTAACTGATTCTAGCAGTTTCTTCTTAATTGGCAcaaggtgtcctaattagcctgcctgccttaattggttccagcaagttcctgcttgttctggaactgcccctgttaccttacccagggaaaaggggtctacttaatctgggactaatatattgGCCTTCTAACaatctcctgtagccatctggcctgaccctgtcacataggtaattttcaaaagagcctaaggagGTTTTCTCCCAAATCCCACAGAGGCATAGGCAGTTCCTTGGTCACCTCCCAGCTTTAATTTGGGGCTCTGGTAGGTTTTAGTCCTTCAAAATCCACGactgggttttccccatggtTATGTGTTCATCCATTTGAGATCCAGAACCATTACCCAGACTGGGCAGATCAGCCCTTTCTTTATACAGCTAGGGTCTTTGATCCTGGCCTTCtgtaacaggtaatcagcagacaatgacCCTCTCCTCAGGGCATCATTTCAGAAGGCTGcatttttgcataaccagagccGGGGAATTTGCACTAATGTCTCCCTGgggattccccaggaaatccacttcacacttattgtcccaaaagtccatccTTGTCCGGCCCATTTTCCATACAGTCTTTCGAACTCCCAGGCCTTACATCTGTCACATCCCCCCGAGAGACGTTACatacaatcctggcccacaaCGATACAGAAACTCAAAACAATAATGTCTTTGAAGGATATGGCAGGAAATTGAGGTTTGAAATCCTAGCCTATCTTTTGAGGCTCAATCTTTATTGTCTCCCAGAAGGCGACCAGTGTCAGCGTAAAGACAACACAGAGAACATGCTCCAGGCTGAACTTCGAGCTTGGcaacatttttcagctgaaacgttttttgctaaaaaaatgcagattcaggacACAACCATCCAATGACCTTGAGTCCCTTTTgttgaatttttcattttaaaaaatcagaaaaaaatcagaacatttcatttccacattttttgagCAAAATATTTTCAGCTTGAAATGGCTTTTCGCTTCAGATTTCCCTCTAACTTTGTATTttgaaaaaatcaaaaatgttttaaaatgcttaaaaatcaaaacaaaaggttTAGTTCCCTTTTccattttccaaaaatttccAAAAAATTGGGAGTTTGGTCCAAACGGAAACTGTACCCAGGTataagagctctgtgaagcttcctctgcaacccatcccccCTTTTCACGTATATATAACTTTTTGAAATTACCaacaaaccaagaaaaaaaaatcattattcacccagctctggtgagctctccttcccctccagagCAGGAGATCTAGAGGAACCTAGGATGATtaccaccccttcccctcccattcaggATGGGGGGAAAAGTTCTAGTATGTCCTATAAAGTCTCTGTTAAAGGAACTACAAGGGGATGGCACATGCAAAGAGTGGGGTACAGGTGGGGGAGGACCACAAGGCAAAGTGGATACACAGAGAAGCACAGAGCTATCAGGTGTAATGTTGTAGTAAAGGTCACACCCAAATGACACTCTCTTTTGCAGCCTCTTTGCAGTCTCTACGCAGTGCTTCCCAGTAGAGAAGTTCCTTGTCCCAGGATGGCTGACCCAGTCTGTGGCAGTGATGGCGTCACCTACCCCAATGAGTGTTTGTTCTGCAGAGAAATCCTGTAAGTTCTTAAGTAACTTCTTCTGATTAACCAAAGCAGcaaagcaccacagaaaagcccataGTATAAGCACCACTGGGCTGGGGATGGACGAGATGGCTTGATGTGATTCTGCGACTCATCGTTGTGAGTCTGGTATTCACTGATCAGAGATCAGTCCAACCAGAGATCACTTGGGAGCTATCTGATTTAAAGGAGTTTAGTTAATTGTATCAGCATCATAGAACTGAAGAGATGTAATGAGTGAAATTCCTGCAAAGTGCTCACAAACTAACCTCTCTTCACAtactcttctctctttctctctcaagaCGTGGCAACAAGATTGTCAAAAAGCATGATGGAAGATGTGTTCAGGTACAGCCAAATATCTGCTCTGTTCATTGTTATAACCTACTTCCTGATACATTAGCAATGGCATGTCCTCACAATAGAGACAGTATgaatgtgtaacccacacactcctgggtgtggtgctctgtcccttcTAGTgccaccaagaccacttagagattaatgagtctgctactgccTTAGCTAAGGGtcacatggcttttagctcatgcagtagaggctcatgcatttagctccaaagGTCCCaagttaaattaataggcagcaggtttaaattaataggcagcaggtttaaaacaaacaaaaggaagtatttcttcatacagtgcacagtcaacctgtggaactccttgccagaggatgttgtgaaggccaagaccataacagggttcaaaaaagaactatataaattcagggaggataggtccattaatggctattagccaggatgggcagggatggtgtccctagcctctgtttgccagaagctgggaacaggtgacaggggatggatcacttgatgatcacctgttctgttcattccctctggggcatctggcactggccacggtcaatagacaggatactgggctagatggacctttggtctgacccatagggccattcttatgtttttatgttcggttcgatcctgcccaccaatgactggggtctgtcggtgttacaaatGCACTAGCAACCGAGCTGGGAGCaacaaaaatttccattttgcaggaaattctgcagttttgaaatttgtttttgttccaaacttgaatgaaaacaaatttagaaatttcccataaaataaaattttccaaAATACCCACAACACTGTTTCAGTTcagttaaaacattttgtttcaattttgaggtttgattttctattttattctaACATATAACAGAATATaaacattgaaacaaaatgtcattcGGAACAAAAAATCCCAACGTGGAATTTCAGTAATTTTTGCCTTGAATGGTACATTATGTTCCTCCAGAACTGTACACCTTATTACTTGGGATTGTATCTTGCACGTGATATTAACACCACTGACCTCAGCTTCGCCTTTCATGCAGCCTTTTCTGCTTCCTAGAATTGGCCTTGTTCTCCTCTTCTTTTACCTCCTCCCGGCAGACAGGGGAGAGAGACAGCAAGTCAGTTACAATCCGATCCCTagaagaaggagagggagggttaTAGATTGAACCTTGTGTTGCCTTGTGACTGTTGCAGGTTGACTGCACTGGCTACATGAAAACACCCACAGGTCAGGAAGCGGCCTGCACGCTGGAGTACAGCCCAATCTGTGGCACTGACGGCGTTACCTATGGCAACAAATGTGCTTTTTGCTCTACTGTCGCGTAAGTTCCACAAGAGCTGCTGGGCCATTACAGAGATGTATGGACATTTCGATCATCGTGTTGGTTCCCAGGGTGCGATGCGGTGATCTAATTCTTGAGAGGCTGCTCTGTGTTCATCCACCCTAACCTTGCTTTCTTCCCGAAGGAATGGAGCAGACGTTGACCAGAACAATGATGGAGAATGTCCCCAGGTAAAGCCCAGACATCAGCCTTATTAACTGTTTATACGTATATATGGCATACCTTCAATTCAGTGCGTCAGCATGGCCAACCTGAAGGAAAATATCTGTGTTATGCTGATACCGTTTTCAAGGCACTTGGCGACAAGACTGGGAATATGATAGGAGACACGTGTTAAGAGTAGCCCAGAGCTGTCAAATGTGATGGGGTAACTTTAACACAGCCTTCTAACACACACCTCGGTGTGCAGAAAAACTCCAAACCCTCAAACTCTGAGATCTGCTGGTATCGGCTGCTCTACTAACTGGGAAAATGGGCTTTGCCATGGCTGTTGTCTCACCCTACTCCTGAACAAAGAAAGCTGGCGAGTCAATTATTATCAGAGGCATTGATTAGCAATGAGCAATAATTCCTCTGTCTTCGCCAGTCTGATTTGCAAGGCCTCTTCCTTCTTTCTCAAGACCCTCTTCTGCTGCATACCAACCCCAACCAGGAACTGGCCCATGGACAATGGCCAGGCTTAGGGGCAGCTGGGGAAAGTAGCTATTTATGTAATGTAtgcctttgtttctcttctccacCTTCCGCATGTTGCGGAATGACATCAGAGTtcaagctcttcaaggcagagcCAGTGcctatttatatagtgcctagcacaacagagccctGATCCTGAGACGGGTCTTTGGGCACTAGGAtactataaatattaaatatttacacagtacatgaaaagatgggagttgccttaccaagtggggggtcagttctaggcaactcccatcttttcatgtactgtgtaaaTATAtctacctactgtattttccactcgatgcatctgatgaagtgggttttagcccacggaagcttatgcccaaatacatttgttagtctctaaggggccacaaggactcctcgttgtttttgctgatacagatacacagctaccactctgagaaCTTTAATAAACACCTTGACAGGCCAGTCAGTGTTACATGACATAGGAACAGCcatatgggtcagaccaaaggtccatttagcccagtatcctgtcttccaacagtggccaatgccaggtgccccaaagggaatgaacagaacaggtgatcatcaagtgatccatcccctgtcacctgttcccagcttctggcaaacagaggatagggacaccatccctgcccatcctggataacagccattgatggatctatcctccatgaatttatctaattctttttataccatgttatagtcttggccttcaccacatcctctggcgaggagttccacaggttgactgtgcgttgtgtgaaaaaatacttcctgttGTTTGTTTGGGCAAGACAGCATGCTGATGTTCGTCCTGCAGCCACCCAACTCTGCTGGCATCCCAGAGCACCCCCATCGCCCCTCACAAATCTAGCGCCCTCTTGAAACCTGGTTCTCTTTCTTCAGGACCACCTACATTCTACATAATCCCCTAGCCGAGACAAACACTGCAGCTGCTTAGCCCAGAGGAGTCTCATTTCTCTTCTGCTTCCCTTAGAATTCAGTTCAGATCCCCAGTTACTGGCCCACAGTTCCCCTGGGTCCCTCACCTGTAGAGGTTTAAACTGGGTTTTAGCagaagcattcaaaagttattgGTCCCTTTCCAAACCCCTCTCACTGGCTGGCACAAAATGACTGTCACAAGCAGCAAGGAAAAGGGACCAAGCATCAAAGAAGTGCTCTGTATTTTAGCCAGTTAGCAGAGTAAGGGGGGAGGCTATTCCTCCAGGGCTACTCGTTGCtaatcagtctctctctctctctctctccagactaAGTAACAGAAAACTTCACCTCAGGCAGTATGGGGAATGCTGAATCCCCAGTGGTGCCGAGCTGATAGTGGCCCTTTTGCTTGCACTTTCCGCCAGCAAAGCCCTGCAATGAAATACCTTCTCCCTTCACCCCAGATTCCGGCAGCTCACCGGGGCTTCTCGATCCCTCTGTTGGCTTGATCAATAAAGTAAACTCAGCAGcattctttgcctcagtttgtTCTTTGGGCAAGGCGTTATGGCCTCCAGGGTCCTGGCCCTTAGGTACCATCcgactgtaataaacatgattagtAATGCGAACACGTGGGGGAAAGGGAAATGAGTTGCAGGGGAGCACGTCAGTCACTCATCCAGAGGTTAGGGACTatgacaggagtgggtgggtgaggcccTGCGGT
This window of the Eretmochelys imbricata isolate rEreImb1 chromosome 8, rEreImb1.hap1, whole genome shotgun sequence genome carries:
- the LOC144269158 gene encoding serine protease inhibitor Kazal-type 6-like, coding for MKIRGVFGLLGLALFSSFSGVANGAGQPLCSLYAVLPSREVPCPRMADPVCGSDGVTYPNECLFCREILRGNKIVKKHDGRCVQVDCTGYMKTPTGQEAACTLEYSPICGTDGVTYGNKCAFCSTVANGADVDQNNDGECPQVKPRHQPY